In Chitinophaga sp. HK235, a single window of DNA contains:
- a CDS encoding PorP/SprF family type IX secretion system membrane protein produces MRRIFIVAILLWSSLLPRYSFAQVDPHFSQYYAYPLWLNPALTGIIDGDYRVSGNYRNQWANYGKPFSTAGVSVDAATDKNIGVGLNMINMSAGDAGYNYFNAMTSVSYTGVRFGKTKTSQLVFGIQGGIISRRVDPTKFQTGSQYKPTIGFDPSIANGENVTTTSSTVFDAGAGAMFFDGNPNHMFNPFVGFAAAHLTAPKDPFSGSGESKTMPVRYLVHGGSKIKVNDFLSLTPTGLYMRQGNANEIVAGMYAQLLVNADVDFLVGGNYRFNDAVIPFAGFHFKGFVLGLSYDANTSNMRRLVNGSQSFEVSLSFISRKRRVLNEEYFICPRL; encoded by the coding sequence ATGAGAAGGATCTTTATTGTTGCAATACTTTTGTGGAGCAGTTTGTTGCCCAGGTATTCCTTTGCTCAGGTAGACCCGCACTTTTCCCAGTATTACGCTTATCCGCTTTGGTTAAACCCAGCGCTGACAGGCATAATAGATGGCGACTACCGGGTCAGCGGAAATTACCGCAACCAGTGGGCTAATTATGGAAAACCTTTTTCTACCGCGGGCGTTTCTGTGGATGCCGCTACCGATAAAAACATCGGGGTAGGTTTGAATATGATCAATATGTCTGCCGGCGATGCAGGATACAACTATTTCAATGCCATGACCAGTGTGTCTTACACCGGTGTTCGGTTTGGAAAAACCAAAACCAGCCAGCTCGTCTTTGGTATCCAGGGGGGGATTATCAGCCGTAGGGTTGACCCTACCAAGTTCCAGACCGGCAGTCAGTATAAACCGACCATTGGTTTTGATCCCAGTATTGCCAATGGTGAAAATGTTACGACAACTTCTTCTACCGTATTTGATGCTGGCGCTGGCGCCATGTTCTTTGATGGTAACCCCAATCATATGTTCAATCCTTTTGTAGGTTTTGCTGCCGCTCACCTGACTGCTCCCAAAGACCCCTTCTCTGGTAGCGGTGAATCAAAGACAATGCCGGTACGTTACCTGGTACATGGTGGTTCAAAAATCAAAGTCAACGATTTTTTAAGCCTTACTCCTACCGGATTATATATGCGTCAGGGCAATGCTAATGAAATAGTGGCTGGCATGTATGCCCAGCTGCTGGTAAATGCTGATGTTGATTTCCTGGTAGGTGGTAACTACCGCTTTAATGATGCCGTAATACCCTTTGCCGGCTTTCATTTCAAAGGTTTTGTCCTGGGCCTCAGCTATGATGCCAACACTTCAAATATGCGCCGCCTCGTGAATGGCAGCCAGAGCTTTGAAGTGTCCTTATCCTTTATCAGCAGAAAAAGAAGGGTACTCAATGAAGAATACTTCATTTGCCCCAGATTATAA